One stretch of Weissella koreensis KACC 15510 DNA includes these proteins:
- a CDS encoding EAL domain-containing protein translates to MNDFYFMGQKIVNLLNPEGPEYELLLRSHSIPGFPAEQYVAYMTSEELHLEYLSFLEHELNHILALNPGNKFGLNLDQQELEYDATLDFLKKINPEFRGNLTIEITELPPLKRHKSYPKSINVEVIKQINLLGYRVALDDITQGNNSIGNLLLVMPYIHQIKWSYVHVINRIPNESIEGIIQFLNKLSHQFDLELVIEGIEASEISDWLVKNNITNQQGYLFAKPAGVEPIKLI, encoded by the coding sequence ATGAATGATTTTTATTTTATGGGTCAAAAAATAGTAAATTTATTAAATCCTGAAGGCCCTGAATACGAATTATTATTACGTAGTCATAGTATTCCTGGTTTCCCTGCAGAACAATATGTTGCTTATATGACTTCTGAAGAACTACATCTAGAATATTTATCTTTTTTGGAGCATGAATTAAATCATATTTTAGCATTAAATCCAGGTAATAAATTTGGTCTTAATTTGGATCAGCAAGAGTTAGAATATGATGCAACGCTAGATTTTTTGAAAAAAATAAATCCTGAGTTTAGGGGAAATTTAACAATAGAGATTACAGAATTGCCACCTTTGAAAAGGCATAAAAGTTACCCCAAATCTATTAATGTTGAGGTGATTAAGCAAATTAATCTGTTGGGATATCGAGTAGCGTTAGATGATATTACACAAGGGAATAATTCAATAGGAAACTTGTTACTTGTAATGCCATATATTCATCAGATTAAATGGTCATATGTGCATGTAATAAATCGAATTCCAAATGAAAGTATTGAAGGAATCATTCAATTTTTAAATAAATTAAGTCATCAATTTGATTTAGAACTAGTAATTGAAGGAATTGAAGCATCGGAAATATCAGATTGGTTAGTAAAAAATAATATTACAAATCAACAAGGTTATTTATTTGCTAAACCGGCAGGTGTCGAGCCAATCAAATTAATTTAA
- a CDS encoding cellulose biosynthesis cyclic di-GMP-binding regulatory protein BcsB, whose amino-acid sequence MLENKFFIKKPSGIRLNGISKKFQGILLLIALILGMIYGSTTIVWADNNNENKNFSQNFNNSNMTISGETVQEDVFFNKMDYWDVNKGTINFNFKVSQLDDYNVSDLTLSMNGIKFYSFRPDATDDIQNKTIDVPVDLLQGSNHLQISGQTFNQSDNNTTLLATPANWLTVYQDSNINLDYSLSEADDKINQFYDHFTGFDTVINQKSAIRINTNLSDPELEANLYALSGIDGVVSDKGKISLINSDDQAINNYDYQIIISKQAHLPEQFKEVGKDLGQQEACIKAINDQGKHYLVVTAKTNKQLIKAARFVSNSELMKETQQANKKISTKTETYLASPTNKFVQEISSNDTTLSGSGHQEATYSLEMPKARNNANGSTILLHTKYAKNIDFSKSLVTVELDGKKIGSHQLTAKKADNDTFEIKIPNGQALGKGFNIKVIFDMVNNQSSLNQTPWAIIEKQSKVTIKTEPMNNLLFSNYPSTFIKNKTYEHIALIRPEKLNSIYLDTLSSLFNGIGSYVEQNTGQIKVYHKTPNKTQLANSSIITFGTPKDNQFIRNSNNDLYFKFDHHFKNIVSNEKMSLESNYSRKIGTAQLLRSPYNQKRSILILTAIHEQDVAMAANTVSSQSGLSQVDGDAIVIDRDNQQKTYRFKKDIAADAKLDLDLRLKRNQKLIVYLVVFTLILISLIGVIIVILYKNDNLRFGRNNHER is encoded by the coding sequence ATGTTAGAGAACAAATTTTTCATAAAGAAGCCAAGTGGTATAAGACTAAACGGTATAAGTAAAAAGTTTCAAGGGATATTATTATTAATTGCTTTAATATTGGGGATGATCTATGGATCCACAACAATTGTTTGGGCAGATAATAATAATGAAAACAAAAATTTTAGTCAAAATTTTAATAATTCTAATATGACAATATCTGGTGAAACAGTCCAAGAGGATGTGTTTTTTAATAAAATGGATTATTGGGATGTTAATAAAGGAACAATTAACTTTAATTTTAAGGTATCACAACTCGATGATTATAACGTTTCAGACTTAACATTATCTATGAATGGGATTAAATTCTATTCTTTTCGACCAGATGCAACGGATGATATCCAAAATAAAACGATTGATGTCCCCGTTGATTTATTGCAAGGATCGAATCATTTACAAATTTCAGGACAAACATTTAATCAAAGTGATAATAATACAACGCTTTTGGCAACACCAGCTAATTGGTTGACGGTTTATCAAGATTCAAATATTAATTTGGATTATTCATTATCTGAAGCAGATGATAAAATTAATCAATTTTATGATCATTTTACAGGTTTTGATACAGTGATAAATCAAAAATCGGCTATCCGGATTAACACTAATCTATCTGATCCAGAGTTAGAAGCAAACCTGTATGCTTTATCAGGAATTGATGGTGTAGTATCAGATAAAGGTAAAATATCGTTAATTAATAGTGATGACCAGGCGATAAATAATTATGATTATCAAATCATTATTTCTAAACAAGCACATCTCCCAGAACAATTCAAAGAAGTTGGTAAAGATTTGGGCCAACAAGAAGCGTGCATTAAAGCTATTAATGATCAAGGAAAGCATTACCTAGTAGTAACTGCGAAAACGAATAAACAATTGATTAAGGCCGCACGATTTGTTTCTAATTCAGAGTTAATGAAAGAGACGCAACAAGCGAACAAAAAGATTTCAACAAAAACTGAAACTTACTTGGCTTCACCAACAAATAAATTTGTTCAAGAAATCTCATCAAATGACACGACTTTATCGGGTTCCGGTCATCAAGAGGCAACTTATTCACTTGAAATGCCAAAAGCTCGTAATAATGCGAATGGTTCGACAATTCTCCTCCATACAAAATATGCTAAAAATATTGATTTTAGTAAATCCCTAGTGACGGTTGAACTTGATGGAAAAAAGATTGGAAGTCATCAATTAACTGCCAAAAAAGCAGATAATGACACTTTTGAAATTAAAATACCAAATGGCCAAGCGCTTGGAAAAGGGTTTAATATAAAAGTTATTTTCGATATGGTAAATAACCAATCTTCATTGAATCAAACACCATGGGCCATTATTGAAAAACAATCCAAGGTTACGATCAAAACAGAGCCGATGAATAATTTGTTATTTTCTAATTATCCTAGTACTTTTATTAAGAATAAGACATATGAGCATATCGCGTTGATTCGACCTGAAAAATTGAATAGTATTTATCTTGATACACTTTCTAGTTTATTTAATGGGATAGGTAGTTATGTTGAACAGAATACCGGGCAGATAAAAGTTTATCATAAAACACCCAACAAAACACAACTAGCAAATAGCAGTATTATTACCTTTGGGACACCTAAGGATAATCAATTTATTAGAAATTCCAATAATGATTTATATTTTAAATTTGATCATCATTTTAAAAATATCGTGTCTAATGAAAAAATGAGTTTAGAATCCAACTATAGTCGTAAAATTGGAACGGCACAGTTGTTACGCTCACCCTATAATCAGAAACGGTCAATCTTAATTTTAACGGCTATCCATGAACAAGATGTAGCGATGGCTGCGAACACAGTTAGTTCACAGAGTGGATTATCCCAAGTTGATGGGGATGCGATTGTTATTGATCGAGATAACCAACAAAAGACATATCGTTTTAAAAAAGATATTGCTGCTGACGCCAAATTAGACCTTGACTTAAGATTAAAACGGAATCAAAAATTAATAGTATATCTTGTTGTCTTTACATTGATCCTGATTTCATTGATTGGTGTAATTATCGTCATTTTATATAAAAATGATAATCTGAGATTTGGAAGGAATAATCATGAAAGATAA
- a CDS encoding GGDEF domain-containing protein — MLDILSQLWSSIWQSFSYNTLHDFIIVLGLLVVDFILVFSNRGRFNSRAERRNMNLLGGLIPIITVISFQAYLIAINGGVFSLPQTDLQLVILYYFLIMLDSRAQILYGIILSLGLFIYFSTQTTLNYFQLGLGMIGIVLIALSTYYVNMNSKKILGNMLVYLFWLIIWGSSWWMVLILGLRGQTIYNYVALIVKFILLMSVVHYLNYFVRTSLDRYLKIENASKKDYLTGVLNRESFNQASERAFQMFQLNHKTFSLIMFDIDKFKSFNDTYGHTIGDQVLQLVTRQTQYVLSKSDLDGQAFRLGGEEFGILVYSSKVDKAKELAKQVAIRVKSNPLVNEGVALKLTISMGVTEINKTDKEFNDVYQRADNALYHSKNNGRSSITIDQEIIKI, encoded by the coding sequence ATGCTAGATATTTTAAGCCAATTATGGAGTTCAATTTGGCAATCGTTTTCTTATAATACATTACATGATTTCATAATTGTTTTAGGTTTGCTAGTGGTTGATTTTATTTTAGTTTTTTCAAACCGTGGTCGCTTTAATTCTAGAGCGGAGCGAAGAAATATGAACCTCTTGGGTGGATTGATACCTATCATAACTGTTATAAGTTTTCAGGCATATCTGATAGCCATAAATGGAGGTGTGTTTTCTTTACCTCAAACTGATTTACAATTAGTAATTTTATATTATTTTTTGATTATGCTAGATAGTCGTGCTCAAATTTTATATGGGATTATTTTGTCCTTAGGATTATTTATTTATTTTTCAACCCAAACGACATTGAATTATTTTCAATTAGGTCTGGGAATGATTGGTATAGTCTTAATAGCATTATCTACTTATTATGTTAATATGAATTCTAAAAAAATATTGGGTAATATGTTAGTTTATTTATTTTGGCTCATAATTTGGGGAAGTTCATGGTGGATGGTGTTAATTTTAGGCCTTCGCGGTCAAACTATTTATAATTACGTGGCATTAATTGTTAAATTTATACTTTTGATGTCTGTTGTTCACTATTTAAATTATTTTGTACGGACTTCGTTAGACCGATATCTTAAAATTGAAAATGCTTCAAAAAAGGATTATTTAACTGGTGTGTTAAATCGTGAAAGTTTTAATCAGGCCAGTGAAAGAGCCTTTCAGATGTTTCAGCTAAACCATAAAACTTTTAGCTTGATTATGTTTGATATTGATAAATTTAAATCGTTTAATGATACTTATGGTCATACAATTGGAGATCAAGTGCTGCAATTAGTGACCCGACAAACGCAATATGTTTTATCAAAGTCAGATTTAGACGGTCAGGCCTTTCGTCTAGGTGGAGAAGAATTTGGGATACTAGTATATTCATCAAAAGTTGATAAAGCAAAAGAATTGGCAAAGCAAGTTGCTATAAGAGTTAAGAGTAATCCTTTAGTAAATGAAGGAGTAGCCTTAAAACTGACCATTTCTATGGGAGTGACAGAGATAAATAAAACTGATAAAGAATTTAATGATGTTTATCAACGAGCGGATAACGCCTTATATCATTCCAAAAATAATGGTAGAAGCTCAATTACAATTGATCAGGAAATAATAAAAATATAA
- a CDS encoding glycosyltransferase family 2 protein yields the protein MSILDIALFIAIISIWGIMIVNVILTIAGYIYYLNWTNTPAPQLKNETPFVSIMVPAHNEGIVIVKTVQSLLAFDYPADKYEIIVINDNSNDNSAELLKTLQQVNPDRNLKVINTDAVNGGKGKSNALNIGLKKAKGSVISIYDADNTPEHGALRYLVAELMGHDEYGAVIGKFRTRNKNASILTRFINIETLSFQWMAQAGRQQLFHLGTIPGTNYVIRRELIEKVGGWDEKALAEDTEISFQIYGLGYLIKFQPLAVTWEQEPQTMDVWFHQRTRWVKGNIYVVLKNFKKLFTKAGRHIRFDLVYFASIYFLLLTSLILSDIIFVLSVAGITHSTLTGFSNELWFVAILSFIVTTFITITTEKGEMKISNLFMIVAMYLIYSQMWLAVALYGMVGYVREQIFHKEAKWYKTKRYK from the coding sequence ATTTCTATTTTAGATATTGCTTTATTTATTGCGATTATTTCCATTTGGGGAATTATGATTGTGAATGTTATTTTGACCATTGCTGGGTATATTTATTATTTAAATTGGACTAATACACCAGCTCCACAACTAAAGAATGAAACTCCTTTTGTTTCTATTATGGTACCTGCGCATAATGAGGGAATTGTAATTGTAAAAACAGTTCAATCACTATTAGCATTTGATTATCCTGCTGATAAATATGAAATCATTGTAATTAATGATAATTCAAATGACAATTCTGCTGAATTATTGAAAACTTTGCAACAAGTTAATCCGGATCGAAATCTGAAAGTGATTAATACCGATGCAGTAAATGGTGGGAAAGGGAAGTCCAATGCATTAAATATTGGATTAAAAAAAGCAAAAGGTTCCGTTATTTCAATTTATGATGCAGATAATACACCAGAACATGGAGCATTGCGCTATTTAGTGGCCGAATTGATGGGACATGATGAATATGGAGCAGTTATTGGTAAATTTAGGACCAGAAATAAAAATGCTTCTATTCTAACCAGATTTATTAACATTGAAACGTTATCATTTCAATGGATGGCTCAGGCTGGAAGACAACAACTATTTCATCTAGGAACAATCCCAGGCACGAATTATGTTATTCGGCGCGAGCTTATTGAAAAAGTTGGGGGATGGGATGAAAAAGCGCTAGCTGAAGATACGGAAATTAGTTTTCAAATCTACGGATTAGGGTATTTAATTAAGTTCCAACCCTTGGCGGTGACTTGGGAGCAAGAACCTCAAACGATGGATGTTTGGTTCCACCAACGAACGCGTTGGGTTAAAGGGAATATTTATGTTGTGTTGAAGAACTTTAAGAAACTTTTTACTAAAGCAGGTAGACACATTCGGTTTGATTTAGTATATTTTGCGTCAATATACTTTCTATTACTGACATCATTAATTTTGTCAGATATTATTTTTGTATTATCAGTTGCAGGAATAACACATTCAACTCTAACAGGGTTTAGTAATGAATTATGGTTTGTTGCAATCTTGAGTTTCATTGTGACAACATTTATTACTATTACCACTGAAAAAGGCGAGATGAAAATAAGTAACTTGTTTATGATTGTTGCAATGTATTTAATATATAGTCAGATGTGGTTAGCAGTGGCGCTATACGGGATGGTGGGATATGTTAGAGAACAAATTTTTCATAAAGAAGCCAAGTGGTATAAGACTAAACGGTATAAGTAA
- a CDS encoding EAL domain-containing protein has product MYDFYFMGQKIVNLEHADYDEYELLLRSHSVPGFPGALYAEATNTEEHHRNYLDFLAQALPQILEMNPNSLFSFNLDQQELEYAGTYQLLNLIKPELRDRLIIEITENPATDRQYEYTTAINVEAFKAIHELGYKIALDDMEQGNNSIGNFLLVKDYLTRIKWSLVHVRNILDDDQVTLMIQLLNTITIDNQLDLVIEGIEKEELSSWLKDHDIIIQQGYLFAKPSDILPIPLLIDDRKKIID; this is encoded by the coding sequence ATGTACGATTTTTATTTTATGGGTCAAAAAATTGTTAATTTAGAGCACGCTGATTATGATGAATATGAGCTATTGTTACGTAGTCATAGTGTTCCTGGATTTCCAGGTGCTTTGTATGCAGAAGCAACAAACACCGAAGAGCATCATCGCAATTATTTAGATTTTTTAGCCCAAGCCTTACCACAAATTTTGGAAATGAACCCAAATAGTCTTTTTTCATTTAATTTGGATCAACAGGAGCTTGAATACGCAGGGACATATCAATTATTGAATTTAATCAAGCCAGAATTACGTGATCGCTTAATTATTGAAATTACTGAAAATCCGGCTACTGATCGACAGTATGAATATACTACTGCAATTAATGTCGAAGCTTTTAAAGCAATTCATGAATTAGGATACAAAATTGCTCTTGATGATATGGAACAAGGGAATAATTCAATTGGTAATTTCTTGTTAGTTAAAGATTATTTGACACGAATCAAATGGTCTTTGGTTCATGTTCGTAATATTTTGGATGATGATCAAGTTACATTAATGATTCAGTTATTAAATACTATTACTATCGATAACCAATTAGACCTTGTAATTGAGGGAATTGAAAAAGAAGAATTGTCTTCGTGGTTGAAGGATCATGATATTATCATTCAACAAGGATATCTTTTTGCAAAACCAAGTGATATTTTGCCTATTCCATTGTTGATTGATGATCGTAAAAAAATTATTGATTAA
- a CDS encoding GGDEF domain-containing protein, whose amino-acid sequence MKDNKSTSILSDVYLLIFLALILTTAIMTELSGQLMANAIYLFVTMLLILIMYFFGLLIGIAFNLVFMFGQVLYIIFLNSINHGEIELLQIYWLIVPLVLSITFYSMTNRVRQLQSDNLELQNRIIEQGAFNTKTNLRTTAAFLEDSNIFTETSQRFNIPTSVVAIQVRYLEQLREIMSERRIDELIDLTTTALKHSTRGNDISYLLNDDESNLTWATLLYTDLDGAKIVEERIKDNFDQLLINAKSLKDIDISLKTGAVEYDNQEMKSANAYMDAAIKELEYDV is encoded by the coding sequence ATGAAAGATAATAAAAGCACCTCAATTTTAAGTGATGTTTATTTATTAATTTTTTTGGCATTGATTTTAACAACAGCGATTATGACAGAGTTATCAGGTCAATTAATGGCAAATGCGATTTATTTATTTGTCACCATGTTATTGATCTTAATAATGTATTTTTTTGGTTTGCTTATTGGGATTGCTTTTAATTTAGTCTTTATGTTTGGGCAGGTTCTCTACATTATTTTTTTAAATTCAATTAATCATGGGGAAATAGAACTATTACAAATCTATTGGCTGATTGTGCCATTAGTATTGTCCATTACTTTTTATTCAATGACTAATAGAGTGCGACAATTACAAAGTGATAATCTAGAGTTACAAAATAGAATCATTGAACAGGGTGCTTTTAATACCAAAACCAATCTAAGAACAACGGCTGCATTTTTAGAGGATTCAAATATATTTACAGAAACCAGTCAACGGTTTAACATTCCGACCAGTGTTGTAGCCATTCAAGTTCGATATTTGGAACAATTAAGAGAAATTATGAGTGAACGACGGATTGATGAATTAATTGATTTAACTACGACAGCCTTAAAACACAGTACTCGTGGTAATGATATTTCCTATTTATTAAATGATGATGAAAGTAATTTAACGTGGGCGACACTTTTATATACTGATCTTGATGGAGCAAAAATAGTTGAGGAGCGAATTAAAGATAATTTTGATCAATTATTGATTAATGCTAAATCTTTAAAGGATATTGATATTAGTTTAAAAACCGGCGCAGTGGAATACGACAATCAAGAAATGAAAAGTGCTAATGCGTATATGGATGCAGCGATTAAAGAATTAGAATATGACGTTTGA
- a CDS encoding thiolase family protein, producing the protein MERVYIIGAKRTPIGKFGGTLSSLTASDLGSFVIKGALDQSGLEADQVSQVLMGNVVQAGQGQNPARQAALKAGLPIQVPSITINDVCGSGLSSINMGAALIQAHQADIVVAGGMESMSKAPYIVDQARFGARLGDGRMIDALLSDALTDAQGGYHMGITAENVAKKYDISREEMDEFSYQSHQRAVSAQDKHRFDDEIVSLPMIDRKGNSYVVDQDEAPRRDTSLEKLAKLKPVYQEDGAVTAGNASGLNDGAAAVVLISESKMHELGIEPLAQWQASALVGLEPELMGIGSYYAVEKLFKDHPDFKQSEVDYFELNEAFAAPSLVVGDQLLGLDPAIVNPNGGAIALGHPVGASGSRILVTLIYELIHDDKKTGVAALCVGGGMGVSALITR; encoded by the coding sequence ATGGAGCGAGTTTATATTATTGGGGCAAAACGAACCCCAATTGGTAAGTTTGGAGGCACATTGTCTTCCTTAACGGCCTCGGATTTAGGCTCATTTGTAATTAAAGGAGCTTTAGATCAATCAGGTTTAGAGGCTGATCAAGTTAGTCAAGTCTTGATGGGGAATGTAGTCCAAGCGGGTCAAGGTCAAAATCCGGCTCGTCAAGCTGCTTTAAAGGCCGGACTTCCGATCCAAGTACCATCAATAACGATTAATGATGTGTGTGGATCAGGACTATCCAGCATCAATATGGGCGCAGCTTTAATTCAAGCACACCAAGCAGATATCGTTGTTGCTGGGGGGATGGAAAGTATGTCTAAAGCCCCTTATATTGTCGATCAAGCCCGTTTTGGAGCCCGTTTGGGTGATGGTAGGATGATTGATGCCTTATTGTCGGATGCTTTGACTGACGCTCAAGGTGGTTATCATATGGGAATTACTGCGGAAAACGTTGCTAAAAAATATGATATTTCACGAGAAGAGATGGATGAATTTAGTTATCAAAGTCATCAAAGAGCAGTGAGTGCACAAGATAAACACCGCTTTGATGATGAAATTGTATCGTTACCAATGATTGATCGTAAAGGTAATTCTTATGTTGTCGATCAAGATGAGGCACCGCGACGGGATACATCATTAGAAAAATTGGCCAAATTGAAGCCAGTTTATCAAGAAGATGGTGCAGTTACGGCGGGGAATGCTTCAGGCTTAAATGATGGTGCAGCTGCAGTCGTATTAATCAGTGAAAGCAAGATGCACGAATTAGGAATAGAACCATTAGCACAGTGGCAAGCGTCTGCATTAGTAGGGCTAGAGCCTGAACTAATGGGAATTGGCTCATACTATGCTGTTGAAAAGCTTTTTAAAGATCATCCTGATTTTAAACAATCTGAAGTTGATTATTTTGAATTAAATGAAGCTTTTGCGGCACCATCATTGGTAGTTGGTGATCAATTATTAGGATTAGATCCAGCGATTGTGAACCCTAATGGTGGTGCGATTGCGTTAGGACATCCTGTTGGTGCATCCGGAAGTCGAATTTTAGTTACTTTAATTTATGAACTTATCCATGATGATAAGAAAACTGGAGTTGCGGCACTCTGTGTAGGTGGTGGAATGGGTGTTTCAGCGTTAATTACACGATAA
- the wecB gene encoding non-hydrolyzing UDP-N-acetylglucosamine 2-epimerase → MNKIKVMSIFGTRPEAIKMAPIILELKKRPKVFETITVITSQHRQMLDQLLDIFHIKPDFDLNIMKPNQTLSQITSRILSQLDVIIEQEHPDIILVHGDTTTTFAASIAAFYHQIKLGHVEAGLRTWNKYSPFPEEMNRQMTDVLSDVYFTPTQQSYDNLIKENHNPNKIYITGNTAIDALKQTVNSNYKNQIFQLNYSNHKMILVTMHRRENQGAPMLHVFKAIRKVVDTFPNIEVVYPVHLSPTVQKYAQEVLGNHDRIHLIQPLDVIDFHNLAAQSYFIMTDSGGIQEEAPSLGKPVLVLRDTTERPEGVQAGTLKLVGTKESNVLAAMVELLEQPKVYQAMASAKNPYGDGNAATNIINAIQKEFNNK, encoded by the coding sequence ATGAACAAAATCAAAGTAATGTCTATTTTTGGTACACGCCCTGAAGCCATTAAAATGGCTCCAATTATTTTAGAACTAAAGAAACGTCCTAAGGTATTCGAAACTATTACCGTTATCACCTCTCAACATCGTCAAATGCTAGATCAACTTTTAGACATTTTCCACATAAAGCCTGATTTTGATTTAAATATAATGAAGCCTAACCAAACACTCAGTCAAATTACAAGTCGGATTTTATCCCAGTTAGATGTAATCATTGAGCAAGAACATCCAGATATAATCTTAGTCCATGGCGATACAACTACAACATTTGCGGCTAGCATCGCAGCCTTCTATCACCAAATAAAATTAGGTCATGTTGAGGCTGGCTTAAGAACATGGAATAAATATAGTCCATTTCCTGAAGAAATGAATCGTCAAATGACGGATGTACTAAGTGATGTCTATTTTACACCCACTCAACAAAGTTATGATAATTTAATTAAAGAAAACCATAATCCTAATAAAATATATATTACTGGCAATACCGCCATTGACGCGCTTAAACAAACCGTGAACAGTAACTATAAAAATCAAATCTTTCAATTAAATTATTCTAATCATAAAATGATTTTAGTAACCATGCATCGTCGTGAAAATCAAGGTGCTCCGATGTTACATGTTTTTAAGGCGATTCGTAAAGTTGTTGATACTTTCCCAAATATTGAGGTTGTCTATCCCGTTCACCTTAGTCCTACAGTTCAAAAATATGCACAAGAAGTACTAGGTAATCATGATCGAATACATTTAATTCAACCATTAGATGTTATAGACTTTCATAATTTAGCTGCTCAAAGTTACTTTATTATGACTGACTCTGGTGGTATTCAGGAAGAAGCACCCTCACTAGGTAAACCAGTATTGGTCTTAAGAGATACTACTGAACGTCCCGAAGGTGTTCAAGCTGGTACGCTTAAATTAGTTGGTACCAAAGAAAGTAATGTTTTAGCTGCGATGGTTGAATTATTAGAGCAGCCCAAGGTGTATCAGGCAATGGCATCTGCCAAAAATCCTTATGGCGATGGTAACGCTGCCACTAATATCATTAATGCAATTCAAAAAGAATTTAATAATAAATAA
- a CDS encoding LysR family transcriptional regulator has product MKTEDFEYFNELYNKKSFTKVAQTFGVSQPSISTALKRLETYFHSKLVIRGNAQTELHFTPEGEQLYKHTSSIMTELGSAQHELNHLKSHITTIGLPPMLKNAYFAKIVAASKEFDKYFNIKNMHIYEAGSNVLKKSLLDGDVDIALLGSLNSNVHEELNQEPFVKAHFKIFVSKKNPLSQKESVSFADLKKEQFIALDSNFVHNQAMTIFANENNIRPNFFMKTSDINFLMNMVAENLGIALLADIVNPNSSNIVVLPLNDENQPTFIGSIAFRRNHILTPEEQMFSTVLSKYSNTKNEISDQ; this is encoded by the coding sequence ATGAAAACAGAAGATTTCGAATATTTTAATGAATTATATAATAAAAAAAGTTTTACAAAAGTTGCTCAAACTTTTGGTGTTAGTCAACCTTCAATTAGTACGGCATTAAAACGATTGGAAACGTACTTTCATAGCAAATTAGTAATTAGAGGAAATGCTCAAACTGAATTACACTTCACGCCTGAAGGGGAACAATTATATAAACATACTAGCTCAATTATGACAGAATTGGGTAGTGCCCAACATGAATTGAATCACTTAAAATCGCATATTACTACCATTGGTTTACCACCAATGTTGAAAAATGCTTATTTTGCCAAAATCGTAGCCGCCAGCAAAGAATTTGACAAATATTTTAATATCAAAAACATGCATATTTACGAAGCAGGCTCTAATGTATTAAAAAAATCTTTACTAGATGGTGATGTTGACATTGCATTATTGGGTTCATTAAATAGCAATGTTCATGAAGAGTTAAATCAAGAGCCATTCGTAAAAGCTCATTTTAAAATTTTCGTTTCCAAAAAAAATCCCCTTTCGCAAAAAGAAAGTGTTTCTTTCGCTGATCTAAAAAAAGAACAATTTATAGCACTAGATTCTAATTTTGTTCATAATCAGGCCATGACAATTTTCGCCAATGAAAATAACATTAGACCGAATTTTTTTATGAAAACTTCCGATATAAATTTTTTAATGAATATGGTTGCAGAAAACTTAGGTATTGCCTTATTAGCTGATATCGTCAACCCAAATTCATCAAATATAGTTGTACTCCCCTTAAATGATGAGAATCAGCCAACATTCATAGGAAGTATCGCATTTAGAAGAAATCACATCTTAACACCAGAAGAACAAATGTTTAGCACAGTTCTTTCCAAATATTCGAACACAAAAAATGAAATTAGTGATCAATAA